A genomic region of Oryza glaberrima chromosome 1, OglaRS2, whole genome shotgun sequence contains the following coding sequences:
- the LOC127765828 gene encoding calvin cycle protein CP12-1, chloroplastic-like yields MASTLTNVGLSTPAAAASSFVRPVAGAGRVVFPRVGRSGFAAVRASGPATPPDISDKMSESIDKAKEACAEDTASGECAAAWDEVEELSAAASHARDKLKETSDPLEAYCKDNPETDECRTYDN; encoded by the coding sequence ATGGCGTCCACGCTGACCAACGTCGGCCTGTctaccccggcggcggcggcgtcgtccttcGTTAGGCCGGTCGCCGGAGCTGGACGCGTGGTGTTTCCCCGTGTTGGCCGCAGCGGGTTCGCGGCGGTGAGGGCGAGcgggccggcgacgccgccggacATCTCGGACAAGATGTCGGAGAGCATCGACAAGGCGAAGGAGGCGTGCGCGGAGGACACGGCGAGCGGCGagtgcgcggcggcgtgggacgaggtggaggagctgagcgcggcggcgagccacgCGCGCGACAAGCTCAAGGAGACCTCCGACCCGCTCGAGGCCTACTGCAAGGACAACCCGGAGACCGACGAGTGCCGCACCTACGACAACTGA
- the LOC127760189 gene encoding acidic endochitinase SE2-like, translating into MHCYISLSSICRSTKQYTMATRANGSSCSLANLMAAIFFLLVVSSRGAHGGRIAIYWGQNGNEGTLADTCATGNYAFVNLAFLCSFGSGQAPQLNLAGHCDAYSGACANLTADIARCQSMGVKVLLSIGGGAGGYSLASKQDASHLARYLWESFLGGRPSAPGGRRPLGDAVLDGVDFDIEGGGGDPRYYGDLAAYLKAYSGMGAAGKEVLLSAAPQCPFPDQWVGKALDTGLFDYVWVQFYNNPPCQYAAGSGGGAANLLDAWRQWTSGVEARYIFLGLPASPGAAGSGFIPVGSLESQVLPALKASSKYGGVMLWSRYYDDQDGYSSAIKNAV; encoded by the coding sequence ATGCATTGCTATATCTCTCTCTCGTCGATCTGCAGATCGACCAAGCAATACACAATGGCCACTCGGGCAAACGGCAGCTCATGCTCCCTGGCCAACCTCATGGcggccatcttcttcctcctagtCGTCTCCTCCCGGGGCGCCCATGGCGGCAGAATTGCCATCTACTGGGGCCAGAACGGCAACGAGGGCACCCTCGCCGACACCTGCGCCACGGGCAACTACGCCTTCGTCAACCTCGCCTTCCTCTGCAGCTTCGGCTCGGGCCAGGCCCCGCAGCTCAACCTCGCCGGCCACTGCGACGCCTACTCGGGCGCCTGCGCCAACCTCACCGCCGACATCGCCCGCTGCCAGTCCATGGGCGTCAAGGTCCTCctctccatcggcggcggcgccggcggctactCGCTCGCCTCCAAGCAGGACGCGTCCCACCTCGCCCGGTACCTCTGGGAGAGCTTCCTCGGCGGCCGCCCGTCGGCGCCGGGCGGCAGGAGGCCGCTCGGCGACGCGGTGCTCGACGGCGTCGACTTCGAcatcgagggcggcggcggcgacccccgCTACTACGGCGACCTCGCCGCGTACCTCAAGGCGTACAGCGGCATGGGCGCCGCCGGCAAGGAGGTGCTCCTCTCGGCGGCGCCGCAGTGCCCGTTCCCGGACCAGTGGGTCGGCAAGGCGCTCGACACCGGCCTGTTCGACTACGTGTGGGTGCAGTTCTACAACAACCCGCCGTGCCAGTACGCcgcagggagcggcggcggcgccgccaaccTGCTCGACGCATGGCGCCAGTGGACGTCGGGGGTGGAGGCCAGGTACATCTTCCTCGGGCTGCCGGCGTCGCCcggcgcggcggggagcggGTTCATCCCGGTGGGGAGCCTCGAGTCGCAGGTGTTGCCGGCGCTGAAGGCGTCGAGCAAGTACGGCGGGGTGATGCTGTGGTCCAGGTACTACGACGATCAGGATGGATACAGCTCCGCCATCAAGAATGCCGTCTGA
- the LOC127778719 gene encoding uncharacterized protein LOC127778719, with protein MAATVEEQMVVKAIREECPWESLPKRLQSTLHTKEEWHRRIVDYCIRKRLQWNTCFARRVCREGEYYEEMMKYLRRNLALYPYHLADYICRVSRISPFRYYCDILFEAMKNEQPYDSIPNFTAADALRLTGVGRNEFIDIMNKCRSKKLMWKLNKSIAKELLPTQPVDFPIDPWWGVCLVNFTIEEFKKLSEEETATIDKICKEEANSYVLFDPKVIDGLYKRGLVYFDVPVYPDDRFKVSRLEGFVSNKDQSYEDPIEELLYAVFVVSSANATVAELAATLLADLYQLQAAASFACRLGWAVKLMDADSVLEDAPTFPSNILSDDEEGSNASINSEKSGQQLLSVDAGPRKISGTAHVALVVDANVTSYLMMGSLSPGLKSHAVTLYEAGKLGDSCIAELCSDLASLEGKKFEGVLEEFANHAFSLRCFLECLQSGGVSTNVNIDKAGEAKLTTSSLQDNVTAHLTKINIEDTDEMPQQKHSDLNSSDGKMLTSSATLLESGEGMEGNDVEGSGTTELDGSTDINVVKTKRKYRVDILRCESLASLPPATLERLFLRDYDIIVSMVPLPSSSVLPGSSGPIHFGPPSYSSMTPWMKLVLYTAGDCGPLSAVFMKGQRIRLLPKPLAGCEKALIWSWDSSVVGGLGGKFEGNLVKGNLLLHCLNSMLKQSAVMVQPLSVNDLNASGNLVTVDIPLPLKSDDQSIASVIAQTNLPQEQVLNLASVLKDLSSKFELSTLGYLRLLRLHRLTESDESHLENGSYQWVPLSLEFGIPLFSPKLCERICERVVESCILQKEDLAEHYDVMQTVRRRLRELCSEYQATGPVAKLFNKRGSSKDLPRVLINTISGRWNPVNDPSAPSEHERLKLAGRQRCRTEVVGFDGTFIRSYALPPEHDEAGTKSLSEEQSSAHDGKPDTEDADSKDVVLPGVNLIFDGAELHPFDISACLQARQPLWLIAEASAASSTMI; from the exons atggcggcgacggtggaggagcAGATGGTGGTCAAGGCCATCCGGGAGGAGTGCCCATGGGAGTCGCTCCCCAAGCGCCTCCAGTCCACGCTCCACACCAAGGAGGAATGGCACCGCAG GATTGTGGATTACTGCATCCGAAAACGATTACAATGGAATACTTGTTTTGCTCGTAGAGTGTGCAGGGAAGGGGAGTACTATGAGGAAATGATGAAATACCTCCGGAGGAATCTTGCA TTATACCCGTATCATCTTGCAGACTATATCTGCCGAGTTTCGAGGATCTCACCATTTAGATATTATTGTGACATCTTGTTTGAAGCTATGAAGAATG AGCAACCATATGACAGTATTCCAAACTTCACTGCTGCTGATGCCTTGAGGCTTACTGGCGTTGGAAGAAATGAGTTCATTGATATTATGAACAAATGCAGATCAAAG AAACTAATGTGGAAGCTGAATAAGTCAATTGCAAAAGAATTATTGCCTACACAGCCTGTTGACTTCCCAATCGATCCTTGGTGGGGAGTTTGTCTTGTGAACTTCACTATAGAAGAGTTTAAG AAACTTTCAGAGGAAGAGACTGCAACAATAGACAAAATATGCAAAGAAGAAGCCAATTCCTATGTTCTATTTGACCCAAAGGTCATAGATGGCCTTTATAAAAGAGGTTTAGTGTATTTTGATGTGCCTGTTTACCCTGACGACCGCTTTAAAG TTTCCAGGCTCGAAGGTTTTGTTTCTAACAAGGATCAATCATATGAAGACCCAATCGAAGA gCTACTTTATGCTGTATTTGTTGTGTCAAGTGCCAATGCTACTGTAGCTGAATTGGCTGCAACTCTACTAGCTGACCTTTATCAGCTGCAAGCAGCTGCGTCGTTTGCTTGTCGACTGGGCTGGGCTGTAAAACTTATGGATGCTGACTCTGTACTTGAAGATGCACCCACTTTTCCCAGTAACATTCTGAGTGATGATGAAGAAGGTTCAAATGCAAGCATCAATTCAGAAAAGTCTGGCCAACAGTTGCTCAGTGTTGATGCTGGACCAAGGAAAATATCTGGAACTGCCCATGTAGCGTTGGTTGTGGATGCGAATGTTACTTCGTACTTGATGATGGGCTCATTGTCACCAG GTTTAAAATCTCATGCTGTCACACTATACGAAGCTGGAAAATTAGGTGATTCTTGCATTGCAGAACTATGCAGTGATCTGGCTAGTTTGGAAGGGAAGAAGTTTGAGGGTGTGCTTGAGGAGTTTGCTAATCATGCATTCAGTCTTCGATGCTTCCTGGAGTGTTTACAATCTGGTGGAGTTTCTACCAATGTGAATATTGATAAAGCTGGTGAAGCAAAGCTTACAACAAGCTCCTTGCAAGATAATGTTACTGCCCATTTGACCAAGATAAACATTGAGGACACTGATGAAATGCCCCAGCAGAAGCACTCTGATTTAAATAGTAGTGATGGGAAAATGTTGACTTCATCAGCGACTTTATTGGAAAGTGGAGAAGGCATGGAGGGAAATGATGTTGAGGGTAGTGGCACCACTGAACTAGATGGCTCAACTGACATCAATGTGGTTAAGACTAAAAGGAAGTACAGAGTTGATATCCTCCGATGTGAGAGCTTAGCTTCACTTCCACCAGCAACACTGGAACGGTTGTTTCTCCGGGACTATGACATCATTGTGTCTATGGTTCCTCTTCCTTCTTCATCAGTTCTTCCTGGTTCGTCAGGCCCAATTCATTTTGGTCCACCCTCATACTCTTCCATGACACCTTGGATGAAGCTGGTTTTGTATACAGCAGGGGATTGTGGACCATTATCTGCTGTTTTCATGAAAGGACAACGCATTAGATTGCTTCCTAAACCTTTAGCCGGTTGTGAGAAGGCACTGATATGGTCTTGGGATAGCTCTGTGGTAGGTGGGCTAGGagggaagtttgaagggaacttaGTCAAGGGCAACCTGTTGTTGCATTGCTTGAACTCAATGCTTAAACAATCAGCTGTTATGGTGCAACCACTTAGTGTAAATGATCTTAATGCATCAGGAAACCTTGTCACAGTGGATATCCCTTTGCCCCTGAAGAGTGATGATCAGTCAATTGCATCTGTGATAGCTCAAACTAATTTGCCACAAGAACAGGTCTTAAATTTGGCCTCTGTATTAAAAGACCTGTCCAGTAAATTTGAGTTGAGTACACTTGGCTACCTTCGGTTATTAAGACTTCATAGGCTTACTGAATCGGATGAATCACACCTAGAAAATGGAAGTTACCAGTGGGTGCCTTTGAGCTTGGAGTTTGGAATCCCCTTGTTCAGTCCAAAATTATGTGAGCGGATTTGCGAAAGGGTGGTCGAATCCTGTATACTTCAAAAAGAGGATCTCGCTGAACATTATGATGTGATGCAAACTGTAAGGCGGCGGCTAAGAGAACTTTGCAGTGAATATCAGGCAACTGGTCCAGTTGCTAAGTTGTTCAACAAGCGAGGAAGCTCAAAGGATTTGCCCCGTGTTTTAATCAACACCATCAGTGGCAGATGGAATCCAGTTAATGATCCTTCAGCACCAAGTGAACATGAGAGGCTGAAACTTGCTGGACGGCAGAGATGCCGAACAGAAGTCGTGGGATTTGATGGGACCTTTATCAG GTCATATGCACTTCCTCCTGAGCACGATGAGGCTGGCACCAAATCTTTATCTGAAGAACAATCATCAGCTCACGATGGAAAACCAGACACAGAAGATGCAGATAGCAAGGATGTAGTCTTACCAGGTGTAAACCTCATATTTGATGGAGCTGAATTGCATCCATTCGACATCAGTGCTTGCCTTCAAGCACGTCAACCTCTCTGGCTCATAGCTGAGGCGTCAGCTGCTTCATCGACCATGATATAA
- the LOC127778733 gene encoding outer envelope pore protein 16-2, chloroplastic-like yields the protein MSSSRLDTRTLKEEVASMDKRWLVDLGHPLVNRVADSFIRAAGVGAARAVSREAYFVTVEGLGGDTAGLDNAVKRSNFSRGDDGQKSLDAVVKSAGKEAFQWGLAAGVYSGLTYGLREARGCHDWKNSAVAGAMAGVAVALTGDTGNADHMVHFAITGAALSSAASLLSGIY from the exons ATGAGCAGCAGCAGGCTGGACACCCGGACGCtcaaggaggaggtggcgagCATGGACAAGCGGTGGCTCGTCGACCTCGGCCACCCGCTCGTCAACCGCGTCGCCGACAGCTtcatccgcgccgccggcgtcggggcCGCGCGGGCCGTCTCGCGGGAGGCCTACTTTGTCACCGTCGAAG GGCTTGGAGGGGACACGGCCGGGCTGGACAACGCCGTCAAGAGGAGCAATTTCTCGAGAG GGGATGATGGCCAGAAGTCGCTTGATGCCGTG GTAAAATCCGCTGGGAAGGAGGCTTTCCAGTGGG GATTGGCGGCTGGGGTGTACTCTGGACTGACGTACGGCCTGAGAGAGGCCAGAGGGTGCCATGACTGG AAGAACAGCGCGGTCGCGGGCGCGATGgccggcgtggcggtggcgctgaCGGGGGACACCGGGAACGCCGACCACATGGTCCATTTCGCCATCACCGGCGCCGCGCTCTCCAGTGCGGCGAGCCTGCTTTCCGGCATATACTGA